aaaagatcagacttaaaagCCTGAAAGAggctggaggaactcccaagactattgccccaaAACTAACTTCTAACTTGAAACTATAAACACTCCCGGagaccacttttcagccaaataatagacagcgCTATAACATCAACAATAACATCcgggaagaatgtgcttcttagaacaatcaaccacaggagaccaaaagggcaacatttgaccaaaaccaaagatgaaaaaacagggagggagagggaaacatgactaatgaaaaaaaaaaaaaaaacgggaaaCCTAGGGAGGAAATGGGGGAGTGCTGACAaactgcagggattgcaaccaaaatCATGAAACAATTTGCATAAGAATCACtgattggaaaattaatttggtatgtaaacttccacctaaagcacaataaaatgttaaattaaaaaaaaaaaaagacaacagctttcactttttctattttttttattaatcaaatGATACAAAACAACCATAATTCAGTAAATACCTAAGCACCCAGCTGGTCCCTCACCCCCAAAGTCAAGCCCTCCTCAGCCTCTCCCCAAACCTACTCCCCCTCCTCTGTTGCCTTACCCCAGGGACAGAGCCCTATGAGGAGCCTGGGGCTGAACTGGAGGTGGGAAGAGAAGGCACAGGACAGACAGCTACAGTTTGAATTGGAGGAGAGACTGGGAGAGATACGTTCTTGTAGGTTCTTTTTAGTGCCAAATATTCAGCCCTGTTTGTTCCCAGCCACCTCTCACAAGTCATTTCCCAGACTTCAGTTCCTCTCTGCCCTTTCCCCGTTACCAATTTCCTTGACCCTTACACCATTCTTATCCCTCAACATCCATCCCTGAGGATGGATCTTATTCCCAACCCACCCCCTGAGCCTCCCTCTGATGGGACTTCTGGCCCCATTAGCTCCTAGGAAGGAGGCACACAGAGACCTCTGGGAGGACCACTATGAATTACACAGAGGTAAAAGGTGCAGGCTGCAGAATGAGGTGGCAGTGGTGGACAGAAGGTTTTATTTCCTGGCCCACAGTCTCTAAGGTCCCCTTGCCCCAACATCCCCCCAAGATTTCCAGGAGAAGATTCTCAGCTCCCTGGGCAAGGGTTCTCCAGCTTCACACTCTTGGCTGCTTCTCCAATCAGCTCCCAGAAACTTCCAAACTCCAGTTTAGAGTCATTGCAGCCACCCAAGTTGGCAATTTTCTCTTCCAGCCCACAGTTGCTCTGAAGGGAGAGAAGACATCGACAGCTCAGAGAGGCAGCACCTCCAGATTgtcccaccccaccctgcccagGGGCAGGAAGCAGAACCTAAGCCTACCTGGCATTGGCAAGGGGAAAGGGCTGGAGGGTTGCTATTGCCAGGGGCCGGAAGTATGGGTGTGGTCTTAAGGTACTTGCTTGGGAAGTCAGGGTACTAACTGGGGTGGGGTGCACTCCCTCAGTACCGGCATGAGGTGGGGCAGCTGCTGGGTGACCAGGTCCCGTAGCTCGGAGGGAGTCAGCGTTTCCTTTCCACCCTCCACTGAGTACTGGTGGAAGTTCTTGATAAGGGTCTCAATTGCCCTCTCCACGTCACTGAATTCCTGGGCATCCTGAGGGCAGGAGACATCATCACCCACGTCAGGGAGTTTCCACCTACCCACAGACACCATGCATCTCCAGGAGTCCACAAAGTCAACAAGGCAGAAGAAAGGAGCTGGAAGGCACACGGGTTCCCACCCACTCCCAAACCCAGAATCCAGCTGcactccccctcccccgccacatGGGCCTCCCAGTCACAGCTGCCTCTGCCCTGAGCCACAGTTAGGCAagccttccctcccccacccccagtcccCAGGCAGAGCAGGCCCCAGCATGTGGTCTTCTTGGGAAGGCTCCATCACAGCACCCTGTGTGGCATCATGGAGGGGGTTGGGGCTCTCAGGCAGGGTCCTTACAGGCTGACAGGCCGAGATGAGGGGGCCCAAGACAATGAGAAAATATAGACCCTTCGGTGGAGGAGAGGAgtgtggggacagaaaacacacaaGGAATGAATGGACCTACCTCAGCGTTGGCGGATCGGCACTGTCCCATGGTGCCCTGGGTGCACTTGCTCCTCTGGAGAGGTATGTGGTTCTACAGCCTGTCCCAAAGGAGCTGATGGCTCATGCtccacctggagcagagggagGCCCTTCAGTGAGGGAAGAGCCCAGCATTCCTTCCTCAACTCCCTGCTTTGGCTCCACCCCAGATAATCAGTGCCTCACCCAAGGGGTCAGAGCCAGCCCCACACAACGCCCAGTCCCTGCCTAGGCTCCAAGAGCTAAGGTCACAGAACCCAGACCAGCCCACTTAGAGGGAATCCCTTAGACCTCACCTCAGCTCATTCCTCCCAACCCCTCtaaccaccacctccactgtacacacagacacagacacacacagacacacagacacaccccgCCTCCAGGACCTGGTTGCCCAGCCATTCCCCTGGCAGTCTAGGGTAGACTAGGAAGGTTAACTGTGCTCTCTGGGCCAAGTGCAGCCCATCTGGGTAAAAAGACCTGGATTTTCTTACCTGCTGGCAGCCGCTGAGACAGGACAGGAGGAGCCAGCTCACCTGAGCTCAGCTCTTATAcctgggggaagggaggggagaaagaGGGCTGGGCCTCATCCCTAAGCCACCCCTGCTATTATAGTTGCCTGGGTTCCGAGCCAGCTGTGTGGGCCCCACCCTCCTTTGGCCAGAGCAGAtagccctctctccccaccctgccACGGGGAGGGATCCGTGGAGGGCTCAGTCTGGGATGCCCCTCACCCTAGACCAGCAGTCTGGGTTGTGGGGGGAGGTGGGAAGAAAggctggagagagagaaagggagggctAGGAAACACTCCAGGGTTGAGCCTCGGAGGTGAAAGGACCTAGGGAAATTGTGGGGCAGGGAAGTGGCTGAGGTCTGCGTCAGTAACCAGGAAAGGAGGAGCAAGGGCTGATCGAGGCAGGGTTTCTAGCACAGAGGGAATGAGGAGCATGTGGGGTTGAGAGAGGTCCCTGAGGGCTACTCTAGACTTTCGATGTGACACACACAGTCCTCCCAACCAGGGCCAATTTGAATAGTGACACTTATCAAGGCTGCCCAGACCCCAGAACCCCAGCCTTTCCCAGTCCTGGTGGCAGAgataaatgaagaggacttggatcAGAAGGAAAGGACCAGAGAAATGCAACCTGGTAGAGGGGACCAGCCAGACTGAGTGTTGTCCTGACTTCTCTTTTCCCAGAAAGCTCCCCTCATGGCCCGAATGGGTTACCTGGCATCTACTTACCTCCAAACCAGTCtggctgcctgcttctccctCTCTCAGATCCCCAGGCTTTCCCGAACCCAGCGGCTTCACAGCAATCCCCGCCCACATTCCAGTATCCAGGATGACATCCTAGGCCCACTGGATCACAAGTCCAGGGACTCAGCCTCAGTTCACCCCCAACCCAAGTGGCCCTGCTCGCGCCTTCCCAGGCCCAGTGGCCTGGAACCTGAAGTAATTGGCACGGAGTGGAGTGGGGTTAAAAAAGGCAGAGGATAGTCAGTGTGGGTCAGAGCAAGAATGGGGTGGGCCCAGAGCCAAAGTTCCTAGGCTCCTTTTCTAAACTCTGAGATGAGAGTATACCTCCCAACGCTCCTCCCTCTGACTCCTTCTAGAGCTCCCCTGTGCTTCTGGTCTGGATAGCGGACCCTCTGTGACTATCTCAGTGGAGGGACCCTCCCAAGAGTGTCTCATTCTGAATGTTCTTCTGAGGGACCTCAACCTGGGGACCCCTCTGAGGGCTCTCAATCTGGAGGTTTCCCCAAGGCTGTCTCAGCCTGGGGTCCCTCTGAGGAATCTCAGTCTGGGGTCTCTCCAAGGGTCCCACTGTGGAGGGGCCTCAGTGTAGGAACATCTCTGGAATGTCTCATCCAAGCACCCCCCTTCCCAGAGAGTCCCAGCCTGGGAGTCCCTCTGAAGTGTCTCAGCCTGCGGGGCCATTAGAtaggaggggagagagagctTGTCTCAGCCTAAAAATTCCTCCAGACTAGCATCCagtaaaaccaattgccatcgagttgattcctactcatggtgaccccatgtgtgtcagagtaaagctgtactccacagggatttcaatggctgattttttgggagtggttgccaggcctttcttccttggcatatctcggtggattcaaactgccaacccgtcggtgagtagccaagtgctttaactgtcTGTACTACCCAGATTAAAAGCTGCCCCAAAGGACTCCACCTGACAGTATGGTAATGAGGAGTCAGCCCCACAAGGCAGCACCCTCTGAgcagccctgcccctgctccctCTGGTGGCAGGTAGGGCAAATCACATGCCCCTCAAACCATGAAGGAGAGGGAAAGCTGAGACACCACGGTGACCAAAAATTCTTCTTCCTGcagccccaccaccaccaccctcactCGACGGCCCTTGAAGCAGAACGTTATGTCCATCTTTTTCCTTCACCCTTGCTacggagggaggggagagagaaggagagtcTAGTACTTCCAAGCATCCATCCAGAGAGCAGCCCAGTTAATCACAGAGGCTCTGGAATTTCAACCCAATTCCATCTATTCTTATCTTTATGACTTAACCTCTCCAAAATCTGTTTCCTCACCTTTAATATAGGACTTAAAAATAGGACCAACTCAAGAACACCTATCTCAAAGGACTGTGAGAATTAACTAAAATAATACTGAGGAAATGATTAGCACTGTGACTGGCACGTAGTAAGCCCTCGACACCTGTTCACAGCTATCATTATCATTTGGTGGCACAAACCATGAGAATAAGAAATTTGGGAGCAAGGACCATGCCCCTGAGTCTCAGAAGGCACCTGGGGGGCATGAGTTACCTCATCTGCCCCTTACCCAGATCTCTGTCGCTACCTTTCAATATTCATTCATCAACcatttatttattaagcactGTACAAGACATGGAGCTAGGTGCTATAGGACATGTGAAGATGAATAACGTTCCCTGCCTCCAAGgatcctgggtggagcaaacagtttgcactcaactaataatctaaaggttgacagttgtaatttacccagcagctcctca
This DNA window, taken from Elephas maximus indicus isolate mEleMax1 chromosome 3, mEleMax1 primary haplotype, whole genome shotgun sequence, encodes the following:
- the S100A14 gene encoding protein S100-A14, with the translated sequence MGQCRSANAEDAQEFSDVERAIETLIKNFHQYSVEGGKETLTPSELRDLVTQQLPHLMPSNCGLEEKIANLGGCNDSKLEFGSFWELIGEAAKSVKLENPCPGS